The following are encoded together in the Adhaeribacter arboris genome:
- a CDS encoding DUF4271 domain-containing protein has protein sequence MYIKLKARLVFQLNGLHQAFISGLVLWMFLQPGNLLAQDGRSINLKNKNQLTSDWLVFKPNQNRLTLYLPDYHGPVNALYQWISIRPGQPFRVSFTARQDLCVFVDNQLIFTADSVASYELDLAKLIANPDTQHRYLLCIWHPLGLLNYQTFRNAVLTPEEASNIQIDIKPVSAGLAIKPKNLPNQNVFIIFLLLIGFIYGSLRTNYTADFYSIFRLNTFLRRTALDEGFLAKPISSWSSILFVLSFSLSFALVIVAIHTNVQNNVIFNRLFLVSEADITSKIFFYTFLIFIFILLKYIFLRVMGVIFGLKSLVLTQYREFLRTILFMGLFFPVIMLLYLGLNTVNSKAVLLVSNIAVASILVFTVLRIFYTLNKKVSLRNLHLFSYICATEVIPLIILIKLIVFTY, from the coding sequence GTGTATATAAAACTAAAAGCCCGGCTCGTATTTCAGCTTAACGGATTACATCAGGCTTTTATTAGCGGGTTAGTATTGTGGATGTTCCTGCAGCCTGGCAATTTACTTGCGCAGGATGGACGAAGTATTAACCTGAAAAACAAAAATCAGTTAACTTCCGACTGGCTGGTTTTTAAACCCAATCAAAATCGTCTTACCCTTTATTTACCCGATTACCACGGACCCGTCAATGCCTTATACCAATGGATAAGCATTCGGCCGGGCCAACCCTTCAGAGTTTCTTTTACCGCTCGCCAGGATTTATGTGTATTTGTGGATAATCAGCTAATATTTACCGCCGATTCGGTTGCCAGTTACGAGTTGGATTTAGCTAAATTAATAGCGAATCCGGATACTCAGCATCGTTATCTATTGTGCATCTGGCATCCACTAGGATTGTTAAATTACCAAACGTTTCGGAATGCTGTACTCACCCCGGAAGAAGCTTCCAACATTCAAATTGATATAAAGCCTGTAAGTGCCGGATTAGCGATCAAACCGAAAAACCTGCCTAATCAAAACGTGTTTATTATTTTTTTGCTCTTAATAGGCTTTATTTACGGTAGCCTGCGCACCAATTACACCGCCGATTTTTACAGTATATTCCGGTTAAATACTTTTTTACGTCGAACAGCTCTGGATGAAGGCTTTCTGGCTAAACCAATTAGTAGTTGGTCGAGCATTTTATTTGTGCTTTCTTTTTCCTTGTCTTTTGCCCTAGTAATTGTTGCTATCCATACTAATGTGCAAAATAATGTGATATTTAATCGCTTGTTTTTAGTTTCTGAAGCGGATATTACCTCTAAGATTTTCTTCTATACTTTTTTGATTTTCATTTTTATTTTGTTGAAGTATATATTTCTGCGGGTGATGGGAGTAATATTTGGCTTAAAGTCATTGGTATTAACGCAATACCGGGAGTTTCTGCGTACCATATTGTTTATGGGTTTATTTTTTCCGGTGATAATGTTGCTCTACTTAGGGCTTAATACAGTTAATTCAAAGGCCGTGTTACTAGTTTCGAATATAGCGGTGGCCAGTATTCTGGTATTTACGGTTTTAAGAATATTTTACACGCTAAATAAAAAAGTCTCTCTTCGTAATCTTCATTTGTTTTCGTACATTTGCGCCACTGAAGTGATACCGCTTATTATACTTATTAAGTTGATTGTTTTTACCTATTAA
- a CDS encoding uroporphyrinogen-III synthase, protein MAESTEKPGTDKHSIKIKSILVTQPKPTNDNSPYLTLAQKYGIKVDFREFIQVEPVPYKEFRKDKVNILEHTAIIFTSRNAVDHFFRICAESKIEMPAEMKYFCISEQTAYYLQKYIVLRKRKLFTGEKTASDLFEVIKKHKNEKFLYPCSNIRKDDIPEFMRANNFNFTEAVIYKTVPADLSDLAEVKYDCIAFFSPSGISSLFINFPDFKQNNTRIAAFGPTTAQAVLDANLELDIVAPMPNAPSMTGAIELYIQKQAGKK, encoded by the coding sequence ATGGCCGAGAGTACAGAAAAGCCGGGTACTGATAAACATTCCATCAAAATTAAAAGTATTTTAGTTACCCAGCCGAAACCAACCAACGATAATTCACCATATTTAACATTAGCCCAAAAATATGGTATTAAGGTTGACTTCCGCGAATTCATTCAAGTAGAACCGGTACCTTATAAAGAATTCCGCAAAGATAAAGTTAATATTCTCGAGCATACTGCTATTATTTTTACTAGTCGCAACGCCGTTGACCATTTCTTTCGGATTTGTGCGGAGAGTAAAATTGAAATGCCCGCCGAAATGAAGTACTTCTGTATTTCTGAGCAAACCGCTTATTATTTGCAGAAATATATAGTTCTCCGTAAACGGAAATTATTTACCGGCGAAAAAACGGCTTCTGATTTATTTGAGGTTATTAAAAAGCATAAAAACGAGAAATTCCTATATCCTTGCTCTAATATCCGCAAAGATGATATCCCGGAGTTTATGCGGGCTAATAATTTTAATTTTACTGAGGCAGTTATTTATAAAACCGTTCCGGCCGATTTATCTGATTTGGCCGAAGTGAAATACGATTGTATTGCCTTTTTTAGTCCATCCGGAATTAGCTCCTTATTTATTAACTTCCCGGATTTTAAGCAAAATAACACTCGCATTGCTGCCTTTGGTCCCACCACAGCGCAGGCTGTTCTGGATGCTAATCTAGAACTAGATATTGTTGCTCCTATGCCTAATGCTCCTTCTATGACGGGAGCGATTGAATTATACATTCAAAAACAAGCCGGTAAAAAATAG